The nucleotide sequence CCCAGCGCGGGCACCACGCGTCGGTCATCCACAGCCGTCCATGCACCGGTCGCCATCGGACGTCCCCCGCCCTCCCCCGTCGAATGCGCCATGGGGGGGGTGCCTCTATGTCTTTCGTCAAGCGAGGCGTGGGGTTCTGGGTTCGTAGAAGGTGCCGTCGCGGAGCATCGCGAACAGCACGCTGATGCGGTGGCGGGCCAGGCGGAGAAGGGCCTGCGTGTGGGTCTTCCCGCGGGCCCGGCAGCGGTCGTAGTAGCTGCGGGAAGCGGGATCGTGCAGGGCGGCGAACGCGGACAGGAACATCGCGCGTTTGAGCTGGCGATTGCCGCCTCTGGGGGCGTGCTCGCCGTGGATCGAGGTTCCCGAGGACTTGGTCGTAGGGGCGAGGCCGGCGTAGGAGGCCAGGTGGGCCGCGGTGGGGAAGCTGGAACCGTCGCCGACGGTGACCAGCAAGGTGGCGGCGGTCCTGACCGCGACCCCCGGAATCGAGGTCAGGACCGGGGAAAGAGGGTGAGCCTCCAGCAGTTGCCCGATCTGCGCTTCCAGGGCTCGTCGCTGTTCGTGGACGGCGGCGAGCGAGCGGGCCAGGGACGGGATCACGACGTCGAGCGTGCCGGTCCCGGGAACGACGACGGTCTGCTCGTCGAGCGCGTCGAAGACCTCGTCGATCAGCCGCTGAGCCATGCGCGGGGCCCTGGGCCGGATCACCTCGACCAGCCTGCGCCGCCCGGCCTTTCGCAGTGCGGCCGGAGATCCGTAGCGTTCCAGCAGCCAGGTCACCGCGGGGTGGTCCAGGCGCGGCCCCAGGACGCGCTCCAGGCTGGGGTGGAACTGGACGAGCAGGCCGCGTATCCGGTTGGAGGTGCGGGTGGCCTCAGCCGCGAGGTCCTGGTCGAAGCCGACCAGAACGGTCAGCTCGGCGGTGATCTCGTCGGTCACCTCGAGCGAGCGCAGGGTGTGCGGCATCGTCCGCGCGGCGTCCGCGATCACCGCGGCGTCCTTCGCGTCGGTCTTCGCCTCACCCGGGTAGAGGTCGGCGATCCGCCGCATGGCCAGGCCCGGCAGGTAGGCGACCTTGCAGCCCGCGTCCCGGGCGACCGTGAGCGGGAGGGCGCCGATGGAGGCGGGCTGGTCCACGATCACCAGGACGGTGCCGAACTTCGCCGCGAGCTTGTCGAAGACAGCCCGCAGCTTCGGCTCACTGTTGGGCAGTTGCTTGTCGAAGACCCTTTTGCCGGCCGAAGTCAGCCCGTGACCGTGGTGGGCGCTCTTGCCGACGTCCAGGCCGAGGAAGACGCCTACGTCGTCGATGTCGTACAACCCATCCTCCCGAACAGGGCTCGTGCGGTGCTGGCCAGGGTGATGGCGCCGTACGCGCGCATCCACGTTATGCAGACCTGCCGCCCGCAATCGGCCTCGCGTTGCACCAGGCCAGGCGGTAGTCGGACCTCTCATCAGCGTCTCCCACGGCACCCCTCGGGCCCGGTGACACCACCCCCCAGGTCATGCCTTCCAATGCCGTTGCCTTTGTGGGGTCCGGCCGGTTGAGCCGGTGTGCTGATATCGAGGCTGGAGCGGTTGGGGCTGGGGATC is from Streptomyces hygroscopicus and encodes:
- a CDS encoding transposase, IS116/IS110/IS902 family, whose amino-acid sequence is MYDIDDVGVFLGLDVGKSAHHGHGLTSAGKRVFDKQLPNSEPKLRAVFDKLAAKFGTVLVIVDQPASIGALPLTVARDAGCKVAYLPGLAMRRIADLYPGEAKTDAKDAAVIADAARTMPHTLRSLEVTDEITAELTVLVGFDQDLAAEATRTSNRIRGLLVQFHPSLERVLGPRLDHPAVTWLLERYGSPAALRKAGRRRLVEVIRPRAPRMAQRLIDEVFDALDEQTVVVPGTGTLDVVIPSLARSLAAVHEQRRALEAQIGQLLEAHPLSPVLTSIPGVAVRTAATLLVTVGDGSSFPTAAHLASYAGLAPTTKSSGTSIHGEHAPRGGNRQLKRAMFLSAFAALHDPASRSYYDRCRARGKTHTQALLRLARHRISVLFAMLRDGTFYEPRTPRLA